TGTCTTCACTTGTAAATAGTGATCACTTTTTAATTGATTTCTGCTTCTTCTGGTGTTTAATGGCGGTTGGCAGATCAACTTAAATGGTGTATTTCCGCCACCTACTGGATAGGAGTGTGGGGGGCATAATGGGAAGTTGGGAAACAATAAGagatgcaaaataaataaataaataaaatggtatcCTAAATTCTATTCATCCATCGAGTAAAGTAATTATTGATTGCTTTGGGCCTTCACCTAACAGAACCTGGAGTGTCATTATTTATTCCCAAAGATCTTTGCTTATATCTTATAACAACCCCAGCTATCAAATTTTTGCTATATGAACGTTCTCCAAATATTCAGTGttcgttctgggaacgtaaaaatttattttataaggtctaatgttcctcaaacgttctttcaacttaattttgatttaaaatttaacattctaggaacgttgatttgtaacattccaagaactTAACAATGTCCAGTTTACTTAATGTtagaatgttatttacatttttattctgacagaaataaagtctggttattaataaatgaagctggtaatgctgtttgtggagtttgAGTTTTGCACGTGAATGAAACGTTTAAAGAGGTGACCAAAAGTGCAAGTTTCTTGGGGAATGCAAAATCTTTGAAAGCAAACGCAAAATATAGTTTATCCTCCATTCTCATATTTGTTTCCTTGTCCTGCTGATAAAATGAGACTGAGAAACAAGTTTAGTtccaaatataaaaatttaataaaagtaaaaatgaatCTGATATTTCTGTTTATTGACTTGCAAGGTCTTCAAAGCAACATGAGAAGCAGAGAATCaagaaacatccagttgcaaAGCTAAATGATCTTACATCTGCACTTGGTAAATACAACAAAAGTGGCAGAGCAACTAGACATTCTAAGCACAACTATGAAGAacaagttaaaatataaataacagaGACACGTTTCTCTTTAAAATGTTACAGCCTCTGCTTCAGCTACCCGAAGTACACGTGAGAACAAGAACATTTTGTACTAAAAATTctactttgtttaaaaaaaacatcaaatgaaCTAAGAGACACACTTTTTAGATATTGTTCTTTTGGGAGGAACTCCATCTTTGAGTTAATCTCAATGTCAAACTTGAAACTGCTGGTCTTGAAGATGAACTATGTTCAATATGAAAATTTTAGAGGGTATTTTTTGTCATTCTTTTGACTGGTTAGGATTTTATGGAAGAAATTGGTCTTACTTCTTGATGAATTATTGTGTCATGTTTGGTGAAGATGATGCAACGTTGTAAAGTGCTGGAACTCAACAGGAACTTAGTGATTCCTAGTGATAgacttctctccagtgtggatcctcatgtggtTTCAGATGTCCTGACTGACTGAATCTTTTATCACAGTGTCAacgcttaaagggatagttcacccaaaaatgaaaatttgatgtttctctgcttacccccagggcatccaagatgtaggtgactttgtttcttcagtagaacacaaattatgatttttaactgcaaccgctgcagtctgtcagtcttataataagagtgaatgggaactccaacaataagagttgaaaaaacttccattgacaaatccaaatgaaaccctgcggctcgtgacgacacattgatgtcctaagacacggaacaatcagtttgtgcgagaaaccgaacagtatttatataattttttacctctaaaacaccaatatgtccaactgcgttcagcactcggttagtgaggtctgatcgcgctctgacaacggcagtgatgtctagcactcattgaagtataagcacgagacatcactgctgttgtcagagcgcgatcagacctcactaaccgagtgctgaacgcagttggacatagtggtgttttagaggtaaaaaattatataaatactgttcggtttctcacacaaaccgatcgtttcgtgtcttaggacatcaatgtgtcgtcacgatccacagggtttaatttggatttgtctatggaagttttttcgactcggagttcccattcactcgcattatacgactgacagatggcaacggttgcagttaaaaatcatcatttgtgttctactgaagaaacaaagtcacctacatcttggatgccctgggggtaagcagagaaacatcaaattttcatttttgggtgaactatccctttaaaaggcTTTTGTAAATTCTCTGGAGACATTGTCATTCGTAGCAAATGTCTTTGCACACTGCTTTCACACCGGTATGTATTTTCTGGTATAATTTTAAAGAGTGTAGCCATgtaaaactttttccacacGAAGAACACATGTgaggcttctctccggtgtggattTTCATGTGTTTCTTAAGCTGTTTTTTTAGAGTAAAACTcctcccacactgatcacatgtggtttctctccagtgtggatcatctcatgtgttttcacaGTGTCTAGCTGACTAAacctcttgtcacagtgtgaacacttgtaaggtttttctccagtgtgaattctctggtgccGATTCACTTCACCAtctgtaaaaaatgttttcccACAATCAAAGCACACATGATTCTTCACACCACTGTGTCTTTTCTGGTGTATTTTCAAACTATGCAGTCgtgtaaaactctttccacacaaagAACACATGTGAGGCTTCTCCTTTCTGTGAACCTTCAGGTGCTGCTTCAGGGATTCTGCCCAAAGGAATTGtttaccacactgatcacagctGTGTCTTAATCCAGAATGACAACGCAGATGTGATTTAAGACCGATTACTTGTGCAAAACTCTTCCCGCAATAATCACATGTGTGCAGcagctctccagtgtggatATTCATGTGATCATTAAGGGTTTCTTTTcgtgtgaaactcttcccacactgatcacatgtgtgcggcttctctccagtgtggattttCATGTGCCTCTTAAGGGTTtctttttgtgtgaaactcttcctgcactgatcacatgtgtacggcttctctccagtgtggatcttcGTGTGTACATTAAAGTTTCTTTTTAGtgagaaactcttcccacactgatcacatgtgaaaggcttctctccagtatgaattgtCGTGTGATCTTTAAGACTTTTTTTGTATGGGAAAttttttccacactgagagcagatGAAATTTTTGTTGGCTCTTGTCAGCTCAAATTTACTTTCCGCCTGTAAGCAATTCAAAGATTTTTCTTTAGTTTTGACATCATGatgtttctcctccacttcactcagaTCTTCTTCTCTCTCCTCATTCTCTTCCATCAGGTCTAAAatgaaaggtaaaaaaaaaatctgtcaaagTGGTTCACAAATTGGTCTGAACGATTCATTtcaaaaattgtgaaatttttATCTGTGTTTGATTCGatataaatatgttttggcTTAACTGTGAAATGGTGATTATGTGCAATTTGATTGTGAATTTATGTGTGATAGTGACAAATCTCCTGCTTTCCACGAACCTGAGGGGATGGGCTATTCACCTATTATTAGCAAAGTAGTGACaaaaagatgaaaagcatgtttTTCTATATAAACATGAGTTTGATGGATTGcacctcttaaaaaaaaaaaaaagccttgtcaaattaaaagaagttcaacttaaaaaaaaagtgtctagGACCCTGCAATCTTTTCTATTCCAAAGCACTGAGTCTTGGGTttttaaaagcacaaatgtGTTCAGTATGAAAAATTAAGAATCTACATCATACTATGGTTAATAataattgtgcataatttacaTTGTGACTTTAAACATGTACAGTATTGGGggaaatacacaaataaaacaataaatgcaGGATAAATATATGATATTTAAGTTTTTGATGTTTCCTTTTAGGGCTCAGCAATTTATCTTTCTAATCCTTCTAAATTTCAAAGAATAGCAGAGGCCACACCTACAACACTGAAGATAATGATAAAAAGCAATCAATTTCAGTATGTTTTTTtcccagctgatgaatgattaaACActgacaaccaatcagaattcaCCAGACTTTAAAGAGCTTTTAAAGCAGCAGACAATGTAACTGCAGCACACGCTTATAATAAATCATGTGTCGATgtgatgctaatatagttatatttatctttatagttattgttcttgttGTGAACAGGACTTAACTCTTATTAACACCACACACAAGTAAAGTACAAACATTAACTGCAAAATCATGCTATAAACAGCAAgacaatatttttacattttctgagtggttgccaaggtgttgTTACTGCAGTTGCTAGGTTGTTCTGGGTGCATGAGACCCAAGTCAAAAAAGCCCACCTCCAAACCACTATGACTTCTGCTCTATAGATGgtttgctttattttgttgtattgTGCACATATTGCATTTATAGATTCCCTCACTGAATCATTTAAAGCTGTTCACCTGGAAAATTCGTTATTAACACagcctcatgttgttcaaaacaTTATATCTTTTAAAGGTctcttgttttaaaaaaaatcttcttcaGGTGTTATgaagaagaaattcatacagatgtaatgaaatgagggtgagtaaatgatgccagaataaaaaagttaaaattacttTAGTATTAAAAGTACAGGTGAATTTTATTCTAAGTAAGCATCTTTTGCTCCAGTCAATTTCCATATGAAAGTAACTTACACttactgactgactgaatgacTACAACCATTAAATCTGAAGCTGCTTTAAGTTTTATGACTCTAATGTTTTAATCCATCGTTAATGAAGAATCAAGAATAAACATTAACCTCTCTGTTCTTTAGTATCTTTAGGTTTCACTCTGAAGGCTTCACTCCTGTTCTCAACTAAACTATCATTACAGATTTCTGTTCTTCCTGATGGTCCGATTGCATGTCTTCATTTTGTAAATAGTCGCTTTTTTGAAACAGCATTTCGGAGCGTGTCTCTTCTCCTGGTATTTTTGGCGTTTTAGTAAACCAACGTAAACTGCGCATCTCCGCCCCCTACTGGTCTGGAGTGCATCTCACATATTTCAACATTTGGCTATATTGAGGGATAAAGAGAAATAAAGGGATAAAAATGGAata
The nucleotide sequence above comes from Chanodichthys erythropterus isolate Z2021 chromosome 10, ASM2448905v1, whole genome shotgun sequence. Encoded proteins:
- the LOC137027913 gene encoding zinc finger protein draculin-like, whose amino-acid sequence is MEENEEREEDLSEVEEKHHDVKTKEKSLNCLQAESKFELTRANKNFICSQCGKNFPYKKSLKDHTTIHTGEKPFTCDQCGKSFSLKRNFNVHTKIHTGEKPYTCDQCRKSFTQKETLKRHMKIHTGEKPHTCDQCGKSFTRKETLNDHMNIHTGELLHTCDYCGKSFAQVIGLKSHLRCHSGLRHSCDQCGKQFLWAESLKQHLKVHRKEKPHMCSLCGKSFTRLHSLKIHQKRHSGVKNHVCFDCGKTFFTDGEVNRHQRIHTGEKPYKCSHCDKRFSQLDTVKTHEMIHTGEKPHVISVGGVLL